In one window of Frigoriglobus tundricola DNA:
- a CDS encoding tyrosine-type recombinase/integrase, producing MPRSPSVPSYRLHKPSGQAVVTIRTPGGDRHDVYLGAYNSPESRAEYGRLIAEQAAGPVAPSAGGRPTRATVDQILLLFLKHAEQHYRRSDGTLTDQVAEFKNALKALHRLYGHTAAAEFGPLALKVVRKAYIDAGNCRTLINSRVGKIKRVFRWAAEQELVPVTVYTALATVAGLQQGRTSARESEPVCPVDPATVDATLQHLNRHVAGLIRFQRLTGCRPGEAAELRRCDIDTSGAIWLFRPTQHKSKHKRKARVIAIGPKAQELLKAYFTADPTDYLFSPRRAKEEHNAARAANRKTPNYPSHVRHNAERKKAAPKRQPAVRYSRQAYLTAVTRACDRAKVERWHPNRLRHTFATELRRLHGIEAAQVALGHARADVTQVYAEKNLALAAKVAAEIG from the coding sequence ATGCCCCGCTCCCCGTCCGTCCCGTCCTACCGCCTCCACAAGCCTTCCGGTCAGGCCGTCGTCACGATCCGCACTCCCGGTGGCGACCGCCACGACGTGTACCTCGGCGCCTACAACTCGCCGGAGTCCCGCGCCGAGTACGGCCGGCTCATTGCCGAGCAGGCCGCGGGACCGGTCGCGCCGAGCGCCGGCGGTCGCCCGACCCGGGCGACCGTTGACCAAATTCTGCTCCTGTTCCTGAAACACGCCGAGCAGCACTACCGCAGGTCTGACGGTACTCTGACCGATCAGGTTGCCGAGTTCAAGAACGCGCTGAAAGCGCTGCATCGACTCTACGGCCACACCGCTGCGGCGGAGTTCGGGCCGCTCGCGCTCAAGGTCGTCCGTAAGGCGTACATCGATGCCGGCAACTGCCGCACCCTCATCAACAGCCGGGTCGGCAAGATTAAACGCGTTTTTCGGTGGGCGGCCGAGCAGGAACTCGTCCCCGTCACCGTGTACACTGCCCTCGCCACTGTCGCGGGGCTCCAGCAGGGGCGGACCTCTGCCCGCGAGAGCGAACCCGTCTGCCCCGTCGATCCGGCGACGGTGGACGCCACACTCCAACACCTCAACCGGCACGTCGCGGGGCTGATCCGGTTCCAGCGATTAACGGGGTGCCGGCCGGGCGAAGCGGCGGAGCTCCGCCGGTGCGACATCGACACGAGCGGCGCGATCTGGCTGTTCCGCCCGACGCAGCACAAATCGAAGCACAAGCGCAAGGCCCGTGTCATCGCGATCGGGCCGAAGGCTCAGGAGCTGTTGAAGGCGTACTTCACCGCCGATCCGACCGACTACCTGTTCTCCCCGCGGCGGGCAAAGGAGGAGCACAACGCGGCCCGGGCGGCGAACCGCAAGACGCCGAACTACCCGAGTCACGTCCGGCACAATGCCGAGCGGAAGAAGGCCGCCCCGAAGCGACAACCGGCCGTGAGGTACAGCCGTCAGGCGTACCTCACGGCCGTCACGCGCGCCTGCGACCGGGCCAAGGTCGAGCGCTGGCACCCCAACCGGCTCCGTCACACGTTCGCCACAGAGCTCCGCCGGCTGCACGGGATCGAGGCCGCTCAGGTCGCCCTCGGTCACGCGCGGGCCGATGTCACCCAGGTGTACGCCGAGAAGAACTTGGCCCTCGCGGCAAAGGTGGCCGCGGAGATCGGGTGA
- a CDS encoding twin-arginine translocase TatA/TatE family subunit, which yields MFGLGGQEILLLLVLGVLLFGRKLPDIGRSLGKTMVEFKKGMKGIEDEVNESSAPRAAIEPEPVKAPTRVTPASAPKFDDVPAPSSAPPKV from the coding sequence ATGTTTGGTCTCGGCGGCCAGGAAATTCTGTTACTTCTGGTTTTAGGTGTCCTTCTGTTCGGGCGTAAACTCCCCGATATTGGCCGGTCTCTCGGCAAGACGATGGTCGAGTTCAAGAAGGGGATGAAGGGCATCGAGGACGAGGTGAACGAGTCGAGCGCCCCCCGTGCGGCAATCGAACCGGAACCCGTCAAAGCTCCGACCCGCGTCACCCCGGCGAGCGCACCGAAGTTCGACGACGTCCCCGCACCGTCCAGTGCTCCACCGAAGGTGTAA
- a CDS encoding ArsR/SmtB family transcription factor: MPTKELTEQAEWLAALGEPTRLSLLCVLATGQMTVTQLASAIQVEIVNVSHHLGLLKAVGLVTSERDGRHMLYSLSGAKATAVALELAHASGVKVSIPLV, translated from the coding sequence ATGCCTACGAAAGAACTGACCGAACAGGCTGAATGGCTGGCCGCGCTCGGTGAACCGACACGCCTCTCGCTTCTCTGCGTGCTGGCCACCGGCCAAATGACCGTGACGCAGTTGGCGTCCGCGATCCAGGTCGAGATCGTGAACGTGTCGCACCACCTGGGGCTTCTCAAGGCGGTCGGACTGGTCACGTCCGAGCGGGACGGCCGGCACATGCTTTACAGCCTGTCCGGTGCGAAGGCCACCGCCGTCGCGCTGGAACTGGCTCACGCGTCGGGGGTGAAGGTCAGCATACCGCTGGTGTGA
- a CDS encoding RNB domain-containing ribonuclease, with the protein MKEQTGPSDLRAIARRAMRERGLEPDFPPDAIGQLNGIPGAAHETDPAIRDLRALLWCSIDNDTSRDLDQLTVADPLPAGRVKLLVAIADVDALIKPASPLDRHAGVNTTSVYTAAQTFPMLPERLSTNLTSLNENADRLALVLELVVAGDGSPEGFAVYRAVVNNRAQLAYSSVAAWLDGRAPVPEKIARTDGLAEQLRLQDRIAQAMRSVRGSHGALDLETIEPEAVVEDGRVVDLRLERQNRAQDMIAAFMIAANGASAQFLQKRGAPALRRVVRTPKRWDRIREVAAGFAEPLPAVPDSKALAAFLARRRQRDPMRFPDLSLTVIKLLGAGEYVVQLPGHEPAGHFGLAVREYSHSTAPNRRFPDLITQRLLKATLAGAQLPYDPAELAALATHCTAQEDAARKVERQVRKSAAALFLSGHIGDVFDALVTGAADKGTWVRVLDPPVEGRLTAGYHGVDVGDEIRVELTGLNVERGFIDFARSSSEGTPSATLKRAPGGP; encoded by the coding sequence ATGAAGGAGCAGACCGGCCCGAGCGATCTCCGTGCGATCGCCCGCCGGGCCATGCGGGAGCGGGGACTCGAACCCGACTTCCCTCCGGATGCGATCGGCCAACTGAACGGCATCCCGGGCGCGGCGCACGAAACGGACCCGGCGATTCGGGACCTCCGCGCCCTCCTCTGGTGCTCGATCGACAACGATACGTCGCGCGACCTCGACCAGCTCACGGTGGCGGACCCGCTCCCGGCGGGCCGGGTCAAACTCCTGGTCGCCATCGCGGACGTCGATGCGCTCATCAAGCCGGCTTCGCCGCTCGACCGCCACGCCGGGGTCAACACGACCTCCGTGTACACGGCCGCGCAGACCTTCCCCATGCTGCCGGAACGGCTCTCGACGAACCTGACGTCTCTGAACGAGAACGCGGACCGGCTCGCCCTCGTCCTCGAACTGGTGGTGGCGGGTGACGGCTCCCCCGAGGGCTTCGCGGTGTACCGCGCCGTCGTCAACAACCGCGCCCAACTGGCCTACTCGAGCGTCGCGGCGTGGTTGGACGGGCGCGCGCCGGTGCCCGAAAAGATCGCGCGGACCGACGGCCTGGCGGAGCAACTGCGGCTTCAGGACCGGATCGCCCAGGCGATGAGGTCGGTTCGCGGCTCACACGGTGCGCTGGACCTCGAAACGATCGAGCCCGAGGCGGTGGTGGAGGACGGTCGGGTCGTCGATCTGCGTTTGGAACGGCAGAACCGGGCGCAGGACATGATCGCCGCTTTCATGATCGCGGCCAACGGGGCGTCCGCTCAGTTCCTGCAGAAGCGCGGCGCGCCGGCGCTGCGGCGCGTCGTTCGCACCCCCAAGCGGTGGGACCGCATTCGTGAAGTGGCCGCGGGGTTCGCCGAGCCGCTCCCGGCGGTTCCCGATTCCAAGGCTCTGGCCGCTTTTCTGGCGCGGCGCCGGCAACGGGACCCGATGCGGTTCCCGGACCTGTCGCTAACGGTCATCAAATTGCTGGGGGCCGGCGAGTACGTCGTTCAACTCCCCGGGCACGAGCCGGCGGGGCACTTCGGGTTGGCCGTGCGGGAATACAGCCATTCCACCGCACCGAACCGCCGCTTCCCCGACCTCATCACCCAGAGGCTGCTGAAAGCGACCCTGGCGGGTGCCCAACTCCCCTATGACCCGGCCGAACTCGCCGCACTGGCGACGCACTGCACCGCACAAGAAGACGCGGCCCGGAAAGTAGAGCGACAAGTCCGAAAATCCGCCGCTGCGCTGTTCCTGTCCGGGCACATCGGGGACGTCTTCGATGCCCTGGTCACCGGTGCCGCCGACAAAGGGACCTGGGTTCGGGTGCTGGATCCCCCTGTCGAGGGCCGGCTGACGGCCGGGTACCACGGAGTCGATGTGGGCGACGAAATCCGGGTCGAGCTCACCGGTCTGAATGTCGAGCGCGGCTTCATTGATTTCGCGCGCTCGAGTAGTGAAGGGACGCCGAGCGCGACCCTGAAGAGGGCTCCCGGTGGACCCTGA
- a CDS encoding pyridoxamine 5'-phosphate oxidase family protein has protein sequence MVIRELNREECLRVLAQAEVARLACAHENQPYVVPVSLAYDETSGCLYGFTTPGQKVEWMRTNPLVCVEVDEIAACDRWVSVIATGRYEELPAAPEPDEEPAPARQGLAREPGLPCAANRGDLQSEEGAGNSERKRAWHVLKTRPRWWEPGSAAWAARAQRDSDEPFVLVYYKIRIDHVTGHETTRDTRDAAPAPPAGKWEWMHRTLVRLFGVGPKDGGLAP, from the coding sequence ATGGTGATCCGCGAGCTGAACCGGGAAGAGTGCCTCCGCGTGCTGGCCCAAGCGGAGGTGGCCAGGCTGGCGTGTGCGCACGAGAACCAGCCCTACGTCGTCCCCGTCTCCCTCGCCTACGACGAGACCTCCGGGTGCCTCTACGGTTTCACGACCCCCGGCCAGAAGGTCGAGTGGATGCGGACCAACCCACTGGTCTGCGTCGAGGTGGACGAGATCGCGGCCTGCGACCGGTGGGTGAGTGTCATCGCCACGGGGCGCTACGAAGAACTGCCGGCGGCCCCCGAGCCTGACGAAGAGCCGGCACCGGCGCGCCAGGGGCTGGCCCGCGAACCCGGCCTCCCGTGCGCCGCTAACCGGGGCGACCTCCAGAGCGAAGAGGGGGCCGGCAACTCCGAGCGGAAACGGGCCTGGCACGTTCTCAAGACCCGTCCGAGGTGGTGGGAGCCGGGCAGCGCCGCCTGGGCGGCTCGCGCCCAGCGCGACTCGGACGAGCCGTTCGTACTCGTCTACTACAAGATCCGAATCGACCACGTCACCGGTCACGAGACCACTCGGGACACTCGGGACGCCGCGCCAGCCCCTCCGGCCGGGAAATGGGAGTGGATGCACAGGACCCTCGTACGTTTGTTCGGCGTGGGGCCAAAAGATGGGGGTTTGGCGCCTTGA
- a CDS encoding TraR/DksA family transcriptional regulator — protein MKEMEADPIRHQLLELARRIRGDVGALTAEVCCGTGGQSSGNLTNIPGEDRAERGSDCFDDDVTIDLLELGSARLGEVNAALDRLDGGTFGRCEGCARAISRERLRAIPFARLCITCARAAPHGQRTSHGNL, from the coding sequence ATGAAGGAGATGGAAGCGGACCCGATCCGGCACCAGTTACTGGAGCTGGCGCGGCGCATCCGGGGCGACGTCGGCGCGCTGACGGCGGAGGTGTGTTGTGGTACGGGGGGGCAGTCGAGTGGCAACCTGACCAACATTCCGGGCGAGGACCGGGCGGAACGCGGGTCCGACTGTTTCGACGACGACGTGACGATCGACCTGCTGGAACTGGGGTCGGCCCGACTGGGCGAGGTCAACGCCGCCCTGGACCGCCTCGATGGGGGTACGTTCGGCCGGTGCGAGGGTTGCGCCCGGGCCATTTCGCGGGAACGGCTCCGTGCCATCCCGTTCGCACGGTTGTGCATCACGTGCGCCCGCGCGGCCCCGCACGGACAACGGACGTCGCATGGCAACTTGTAA
- a CDS encoding sigma-54-dependent Fis family transcriptional regulator yields the protein MSKVDLAALVEDGRFRRDLYHRLNEFKVVLPPLRDRGDEMPGLAGQFVPAACAELGRAVRGFSPEALDKLRGHRWPGNIRELRNVVRRAVLLADDVIDPDHLEIEGLPWEPPVPDGARAAAVSLSGGVSLKSLVRKKVADTEREVAAEALRMSGGNKTRAARLLRVDCKSLRSKAREYDLDHTLDHTLEDADEQG from the coding sequence GTGAGCAAAGTCGATCTGGCCGCGCTCGTGGAGGACGGCCGCTTCCGCCGCGACCTGTACCACCGGCTCAACGAGTTCAAGGTGGTGCTCCCGCCGCTCCGCGACCGCGGGGACGAGATGCCCGGTCTGGCCGGCCAGTTCGTCCCCGCGGCGTGCGCGGAACTCGGGCGGGCGGTCCGCGGGTTCAGTCCGGAGGCGCTCGACAAGCTCCGCGGCCACCGCTGGCCGGGGAACATCCGGGAGCTCCGCAACGTGGTCCGCCGGGCCGTCCTGCTGGCCGACGACGTGATCGATCCGGACCACCTGGAGATCGAGGGGCTCCCCTGGGAGCCCCCGGTCCCCGACGGCGCCCGTGCGGCCGCGGTGAGCCTCTCCGGCGGCGTCTCCCTGAAGTCGCTGGTCCGGAAGAAGGTGGCCGACACCGAGCGGGAGGTCGCGGCGGAGGCCCTTCGCATGTCCGGCGGCAACAAGACGCGGGCGGCACGGCTCCTGCGCGTGGACTGCAAGAGCCTGCGCAGCAAGGCCCGCGAGTACGACCTGGATCACACACTGGATCACACACTGGAGGACGCCGATGAGCAAGGATAA
- a CDS encoding Hsp20/alpha crystallin family protein, with the protein MYGVTIRTGLGKNGGPGGIKVEPFGNVKPDRATGQPVVEAETEPPADVYEEADHLMVLVELPGIGPDECRVALDGSTLTVTAETKKRKYRKEIVLPVAPPPGRMTHTCRNGVLEVKLPL; encoded by the coding sequence GTGTACGGGGTCACGATCCGAACGGGGCTCGGGAAGAACGGCGGCCCCGGTGGCATCAAGGTCGAACCGTTTGGGAACGTGAAGCCCGATCGGGCCACCGGCCAGCCGGTGGTCGAAGCCGAGACCGAGCCCCCGGCGGACGTCTACGAGGAAGCGGACCACCTCATGGTGCTGGTCGAGTTGCCCGGGATCGGCCCGGACGAGTGCCGCGTCGCGCTCGACGGGTCCACCCTCACCGTGACCGCCGAAACGAAGAAGAGGAAGTACCGCAAGGAGATCGTCCTGCCGGTCGCCCCGCCCCCCGGTCGGATGACCCACACCTGTCGGAACGGGGTCCTGGAAGTGAAGCTCCCGCTCTGA
- a CDS encoding GvpL/GvpF family gas vesicle protein, producing MSSRSSAASPWGCARPGTAPTDAERTRLIALVVRHEAIVADLFRSSPVLPVRFGTVFRTEDAVRGFLTASADPVRQFLDATRGREEWVLKGFLRTDRARRSVIAADPELAARFNRLSAAPGARYLQEKQLFAEADRRSGCWALATGERVTARLAGSDTPVRPLRPAAAPDPEFGGGPVYQAAFLVARGGRAGWLQRLDTTAGEFEPQGLTLVGTGPWPPAAFAPDLSAELGP from the coding sequence ATGTCGTCGCGGTCGTCAGCCGCGTCCCCCTGGGGCTGCGCCCGGCCGGGGACGGCCCCCACCGACGCCGAGCGGACCCGGCTGATCGCCCTGGTCGTCCGACACGAGGCGATCGTGGCGGACCTGTTCCGGTCCTCTCCGGTGCTCCCGGTCCGGTTCGGAACCGTGTTCCGAACCGAGGACGCGGTCCGCGGGTTCCTGACGGCGTCCGCCGACCCGGTGCGGCAGTTCCTTGATGCGACGCGGGGCCGTGAGGAATGGGTGCTCAAGGGGTTCCTTCGGACCGACCGGGCGCGGCGCTCGGTGATCGCGGCCGACCCCGAGCTCGCGGCCCGGTTCAACCGCCTTTCGGCGGCTCCCGGCGCGCGGTACCTGCAAGAAAAGCAACTGTTCGCGGAAGCCGACCGGCGGAGCGGGTGCTGGGCGCTGGCGACCGGCGAACGGGTCACGGCCCGGCTCGCCGGGTCCGACACCCCCGTGCGGCCCCTCCGACCGGCCGCGGCCCCGGACCCGGAGTTCGGCGGGGGGCCGGTCTACCAGGCCGCGTTCCTCGTCGCCCGCGGGGGCCGCGCCGGGTGGCTGCAACGACTCGACACGACGGCCGGGGAGTTCGAGCCCCAGGGGCTCACCCTCGTCGGCACCGGCCCGTGGCCCCCGGCCGCCTTCGCCCCGGACCTGTCGGCGGAACTCGGACCATGA